The following are encoded in a window of Narcine bancroftii isolate sNarBan1 chromosome 2, sNarBan1.hap1, whole genome shotgun sequence genomic DNA:
- the ap5b1 gene encoding AP-5 complex subunit beta-1 isoform X2 gives MCYPGLLSGKLELLSTLLRKEVTPLHQAYTLLFSQVLKNAIHSVSQAHSASEGAIREMLERNEEIKWKVLEEQRDLGTAIATHNFSLLPSADETKELKSCVSLLLEESFLLTPVAQAVLFRDLSQVVLMVHSLSPVIFRSQILRLFGTVDISLLHTMLYMKATFTDSLFTNEDENLLLKRLVVVAQHPLICVPLKLFYLDCLLHFPENCPINSNLEENLPVLFTSKMANCLFPTLFNDSSIMLARLNLLSLVCLENAVDERGVSEIFDYLMSLYKLVDINGNRERIVTFFQAVYIFVSHFYAHELYMTELTIHLVQLYKKHCSLAPHMVNLLSSTQNLLEDSKWPLSLAGALQKLIVELPLEQLNPPNLMWHLKVLARMAKEGTLSQKATVQFLLSVIRGSDLCRMGDWRMGNAVLAVCRNLLHCQNQEPIFRDLADLLQHIHLWFQDIDIQGHAHFYYALLTCLSVEKLAGIVAVGSGNCSRTKANSLSLMSESVNSSFSILPLKHPVLQLIPAEIEDSPVSPTEKISNNLEADYLEKYLDQFNDPGFASTITLKFHLCFAENVDPHYHKIFTILLHFDLQNSHYEPLSDLHVPCLLFNQVPHILSLVFKPQLPFPFTMHTTAMFTTEEGDTYCNQLEPVNISFSQLFLPLPVPLSWPSEVKSSLFNKLWASLIQTESSQSVLSRFCFKTAQRPLCELISLHFQKYVVSRHLIPESYKVFLFLPPCINILFKLEQMDDIVKVDIVTDNWKLLPFINSYLEDITSEK, from the coding sequence ATGTGCTATCCTGGCCTCCTGTCTGGAAAACTGGAACTTCTGTCCACTCTCCTGAGAAAGGAGGTGACTCCTCTGCACCAGGCCTACACTCTGCTGTTCAGCCAGGTATTGAAAAATGCAATTCACAGTGTCTCACAGGCACATAGCGCTTCTGAAGGTGCCATCCGTGAGATGTTGGAACGGAATGAGGAGATCAAATGGAAGGTGTTGGAGGAACAGCGGGATTTGGGGACTGCAATTGCAACACACAATTTCTCATTGCTGCCTTCTGCGGATGAAACAAAGGAGTTGAAGTCTTGTGTATCATTACTATTGGAGGAGTCCTTCCTTCTTACTCCAGTAGCTCAAGCTGTTTTGTTTCGAGACTTGAGCCAGGTTGTTCTTATGGTGCACTCACTTTCTCCAGTGATTTTTAGGTCTCAGATATTGCGTCTGTTTGGGACAGTGGATATATCCTTGCTGCACACCATGCTGTACATGAAGGCAACTTTCACTGACAGCCTTTTCACCAATGAAGATGAGAACCTCTTATTGAAACGTCTGGTTGTCGTTGCCCAGCACCCATTGATCTGTGTTCCGCTTAAACTCTTCTACTTGGACTGTCTACTTCACTTTCCTGAAAACTGCCCTATTAACTCAAACCTGGAAGAGAATCTTCCAGTTCTGTTCACCTCCAAAATGGCAAATTGCCTGTTCCCCACCCTGTTCAACGACAGCAGTATAATGCTAGCTCGTCTCAACTTATTGAGTCTCGTGTGCCTTGAGAATGCTGTGGATGAAAGAGGGGTCTCTGAGATCTTTGATTACCTAATGTCTTTATACAAATTGGTGGATATCAATGGAAACAGGGAGAGGATAGTAACATTTTTCCAAGCTGTATATATTTTTGTGAGTCACTTCTATGCCCATGAATTGTACATGACAGAGTTGACCATCCATTTGGTCCAATTGTACAAAAAACATTGCAGCTTAGCTCCTCATATGGTAAATCTTCTAAGTAGCACTCAAAATCTGCTGGAAGATTCTAAATGGCCCCTTTCTCTAGCAGGGGCCTTGCAGAAGCTGATAGTGGAGCTACCATTGGAGCAATTGAACCCTCCTAATCTCATGTGGCACCTTAAAGTCCTAGCTAGAATGGCGAAAGAAGGCACCCTCTCGCAGAAGGCAACCGTTCAATTCTTGCTGAGTGTCATTCGAGGTTCTGACTTGTGTAGGATGGGTGACTGGCGAATGGGGAATGCAGTCCTGGCTGTGTGCAGGAACCTCTTGCATTGCCAGAATCAGGAGCCCATCTTCAGGGATCTTGCAGACCTCTTGCAGCATATTCACCTCTGGTTCCAGGATATTGACATTCAGGGTCATGCTCATTTCTATTACGCATTGCTCACCTGTCTCTCTGTTGAAAAGTTGGCAGGGATTGTGGCCGTGGGGTCGGGCAACTGCAGTCGGACAAAGGCAAACTCGCTTTCTCTAATGTCAGAAAGTGTCAATTCCTCATTCTCCATTCTTCCACTGAAGCATCCAGTACTGCAACTAATTCCAGCTGAGATAGAGGATTCTCCTGTCAGCCCTACtgaaaaaatcagtaataacctTGAAGCAGACTACTTGGAAAAATACTTGGATCAGTTCAATGATCCTGGATTTGCTTCTACGATTACATTGAAATTTCATTTGTGTTTTGCAGAAAATGTTGATCCTCATTATCACAAAATCTTTACTATACTTCTACATTTTGATCTGCAGAACTCTCACTATGAGCCTTTGAGTGATCTCCACGTACCCTGTCTCCTCTTCAACCAAGTGCCTCACATTTTATCTCTTGTGTTCAAGCCACAGTTACCTTTCCCTTTCACCATGCACACAACTGCCATGTTTACCACAGAAGAAGGTGACACCTATTGCAATCAGCTTGAGCCTGTCAACATCAGCTTCTCGCAGCTGTTCCTGCCCCTCCCTGTGCCTCTTAGTTGGCCATCAGAAGTCAAGTCTAGCCTATTTAACAAGCTGTGGGCATCCTTGATCCAAACTGAATCCAGCCAGTCTGTCCTCAGTCGTTTCTGCTTCAAAACGGCCCAGAGACCTCTTTGTGAACTCATAAGCTTGCATTTTCAGAAATATGTGGTTTCGCGGCATTTGATCCCAGAATCTTACAAAGTTTTCCTGTTCCTCCCACCTTGTATCAATATTTTATTCAAATTGGAGCAAATGGATGATATTGTGAAAGTTGACATAGTCACAGATAACTGGAAACTCTTACCATTCATTAATTCTTACCTTGAGGACATTACCTCTGAAAAATAG
- the ap5b1 gene encoding AP-5 complex subunit beta-1 isoform X1, with the protein MAVSSNYEWTQKIATFYASPSEFLANTTADNFMQDLLRILTDEKMSESIKVQILGILQEFPILFITSVSAERAVESVFNIYLQLPLAPKLVNLKCHLLLSVTAIVIATDHLVSHEKILKNLVKQLLDLVCGTNDHKNGMCFRPLRAVACNCLREFEMCYPGLLSGKLELLSTLLRKEVTPLHQAYTLLFSQVLKNAIHSVSQAHSASEGAIREMLERNEEIKWKVLEEQRDLGTAIATHNFSLLPSADETKELKSCVSLLLEESFLLTPVAQAVLFRDLSQVVLMVHSLSPVIFRSQILRLFGTVDISLLHTMLYMKATFTDSLFTNEDENLLLKRLVVVAQHPLICVPLKLFYLDCLLHFPENCPINSNLEENLPVLFTSKMANCLFPTLFNDSSIMLARLNLLSLVCLENAVDERGVSEIFDYLMSLYKLVDINGNRERIVTFFQAVYIFVSHFYAHELYMTELTIHLVQLYKKHCSLAPHMVNLLSSTQNLLEDSKWPLSLAGALQKLIVELPLEQLNPPNLMWHLKVLARMAKEGTLSQKATVQFLLSVIRGSDLCRMGDWRMGNAVLAVCRNLLHCQNQEPIFRDLADLLQHIHLWFQDIDIQGHAHFYYALLTCLSVEKLAGIVAVGSGNCSRTKANSLSLMSESVNSSFSILPLKHPVLQLIPAEIEDSPVSPTEKISNNLEADYLEKYLDQFNDPGFASTITLKFHLCFAENVDPHYHKIFTILLHFDLQNSHYEPLSDLHVPCLLFNQVPHILSLVFKPQLPFPFTMHTTAMFTTEEGDTYCNQLEPVNISFSQLFLPLPVPLSWPSEVKSSLFNKLWASLIQTESSQSVLSRFCFKTAQRPLCELISLHFQKYVVSRHLIPESYKVFLFLPPCINILFKLEQMDDIVKVDIVTDNWKLLPFINSYLEDITSEK; encoded by the exons ATGGCAGTGTCATCTAATTATGAATGGACCCAGAAAATAGCAACGTTCTATGCCAGTCCATCAGAGTTTCTTGCAAATACAACTGCTGACAACTTTATGCAAGATCTACTGAGAATCCTTACCGATGAGAAGATGAGCGAAAGTATAAAG GTGCAGATTCTAGGCATTCTTCAGGAATTTCCAATTTTGTTCATCACCTCAGTGTCAGCAGAAAGGGCAGTGGAGTCTGTCTTCAACATCTATCTGCAGCTACCATTGGCGCCCAAGTTGGTAAATCTGAAGTGCCACCTACTCCTCTCAGTAACCGCTATAGTTATTGCCACTGATCATCTGGTAAGTCATGAGAAGATATTGAAGAACTTGGTGAAGCAGCTGCTTGATTTGGTGTGCGGTACGAACGATCACAAAAATGGCATGTGCTTTCGGCCCCTCAGGGCTGTGGCATGCAACTGCCTTCGAGAATTTGAGATGTGCTATCCTGGCCTCCTGTCTGGAAAACTGGAACTTCTGTCCACTCTCCTGAGAAAGGAGGTGACTCCTCTGCACCAGGCCTACACTCTGCTGTTCAGCCAGGTATTGAAAAATGCAATTCACAGTGTCTCACAGGCACATAGCGCTTCTGAAGGTGCCATCCGTGAGATGTTGGAACGGAATGAGGAGATCAAATGGAAGGTGTTGGAGGAACAGCGGGATTTGGGGACTGCAATTGCAACACACAATTTCTCATTGCTGCCTTCTGCGGATGAAACAAAGGAGTTGAAGTCTTGTGTATCATTACTATTGGAGGAGTCCTTCCTTCTTACTCCAGTAGCTCAAGCTGTTTTGTTTCGAGACTTGAGCCAGGTTGTTCTTATGGTGCACTCACTTTCTCCAGTGATTTTTAGGTCTCAGATATTGCGTCTGTTTGGGACAGTGGATATATCCTTGCTGCACACCATGCTGTACATGAAGGCAACTTTCACTGACAGCCTTTTCACCAATGAAGATGAGAACCTCTTATTGAAACGTCTGGTTGTCGTTGCCCAGCACCCATTGATCTGTGTTCCGCTTAAACTCTTCTACTTGGACTGTCTACTTCACTTTCCTGAAAACTGCCCTATTAACTCAAACCTGGAAGAGAATCTTCCAGTTCTGTTCACCTCCAAAATGGCAAATTGCCTGTTCCCCACCCTGTTCAACGACAGCAGTATAATGCTAGCTCGTCTCAACTTATTGAGTCTCGTGTGCCTTGAGAATGCTGTGGATGAAAGAGGGGTCTCTGAGATCTTTGATTACCTAATGTCTTTATACAAATTGGTGGATATCAATGGAAACAGGGAGAGGATAGTAACATTTTTCCAAGCTGTATATATTTTTGTGAGTCACTTCTATGCCCATGAATTGTACATGACAGAGTTGACCATCCATTTGGTCCAATTGTACAAAAAACATTGCAGCTTAGCTCCTCATATGGTAAATCTTCTAAGTAGCACTCAAAATCTGCTGGAAGATTCTAAATGGCCCCTTTCTCTAGCAGGGGCCTTGCAGAAGCTGATAGTGGAGCTACCATTGGAGCAATTGAACCCTCCTAATCTCATGTGGCACCTTAAAGTCCTAGCTAGAATGGCGAAAGAAGGCACCCTCTCGCAGAAGGCAACCGTTCAATTCTTGCTGAGTGTCATTCGAGGTTCTGACTTGTGTAGGATGGGTGACTGGCGAATGGGGAATGCAGTCCTGGCTGTGTGCAGGAACCTCTTGCATTGCCAGAATCAGGAGCCCATCTTCAGGGATCTTGCAGACCTCTTGCAGCATATTCACCTCTGGTTCCAGGATATTGACATTCAGGGTCATGCTCATTTCTATTACGCATTGCTCACCTGTCTCTCTGTTGAAAAGTTGGCAGGGATTGTGGCCGTGGGGTCGGGCAACTGCAGTCGGACAAAGGCAAACTCGCTTTCTCTAATGTCAGAAAGTGTCAATTCCTCATTCTCCATTCTTCCACTGAAGCATCCAGTACTGCAACTAATTCCAGCTGAGATAGAGGATTCTCCTGTCAGCCCTACtgaaaaaatcagtaataacctTGAAGCAGACTACTTGGAAAAATACTTGGATCAGTTCAATGATCCTGGATTTGCTTCTACGATTACATTGAAATTTCATTTGTGTTTTGCAGAAAATGTTGATCCTCATTATCACAAAATCTTTACTATACTTCTACATTTTGATCTGCAGAACTCTCACTATGAGCCTTTGAGTGATCTCCACGTACCCTGTCTCCTCTTCAACCAAGTGCCTCACATTTTATCTCTTGTGTTCAAGCCACAGTTACCTTTCCCTTTCACCATGCACACAACTGCCATGTTTACCACAGAAGAAGGTGACACCTATTGCAATCAGCTTGAGCCTGTCAACATCAGCTTCTCGCAGCTGTTCCTGCCCCTCCCTGTGCCTCTTAGTTGGCCATCAGAAGTCAAGTCTAGCCTATTTAACAAGCTGTGGGCATCCTTGATCCAAACTGAATCCAGCCAGTCTGTCCTCAGTCGTTTCTGCTTCAAAACGGCCCAGAGACCTCTTTGTGAACTCATAAGCTTGCATTTTCAGAAATATGTGGTTTCGCGGCATTTGATCCCAGAATCTTACAAAGTTTTCCTGTTCCTCCCACCTTGTATCAATATTTTATTCAAATTGGAGCAAATGGATGATATTGTGAAAGTTGACATAGTCACAGATAACTGGAAACTCTTACCATTCATTAATTCTTACCTTGAGGACATTACCTCTGAAAAATAG